One window of Streptomyces sp. NBC_00273 genomic DNA carries:
- a CDS encoding Gfo/Idh/MocA family protein — protein sequence MRIGLIGTGRIGSFHAAALVRHPEAGSLLLADADPARAARLADRLGATAAPSVEQVFTWGVDAVVVASATEAHADLVVRAVRGGLPVFCEKPLAPDLNRTLAALREVSASGGLLQVGFMRRFDAGYGTARGLVRSGALGRLHTVRTMTADPAPPTAAYLATSGGLYRDCLVHDFDMVRWVTGREVVEVYAAGSDAGPALFRETGDIDTAAAVLTLDDGTLVTATGTRCNGAGYDVRMELAGERDQVSVGLDDRTPIASTEPHGPPPASKPWTGFLERFAPAYEAELAAFVQLVRGEGANPCDGREALAAFRIAEACELSRRERRRVRLEELPDLPAL from the coding sequence ATGCGCATCGGGCTCATCGGAACGGGCCGGATCGGGTCCTTCCACGCCGCGGCACTGGTCCGCCATCCGGAAGCCGGCTCGCTCCTGCTGGCGGACGCCGACCCCGCGCGGGCGGCGCGCCTCGCCGACCGGCTCGGGGCCACCGCCGCGCCCTCCGTGGAGCAGGTCTTCACCTGGGGCGTGGACGCGGTGGTGGTGGCTTCGGCGACCGAGGCGCACGCGGACCTCGTCGTACGGGCGGTCCGCGGCGGGCTCCCGGTCTTCTGCGAGAAGCCGCTGGCCCCGGACCTGAACCGGACCCTCGCGGCGCTGCGGGAGGTCTCGGCCTCGGGCGGACTGCTCCAAGTGGGCTTCATGCGCCGCTTCGACGCGGGCTACGGCACGGCCCGGGGGCTGGTCCGTTCGGGCGCCCTGGGGCGGCTGCACACCGTCCGGACGATGACGGCCGATCCGGCGCCGCCGACGGCCGCGTACCTGGCGACCTCCGGCGGGCTGTACCGGGACTGCCTGGTGCACGACTTCGACATGGTCCGCTGGGTGACCGGGCGCGAGGTGGTCGAGGTGTACGCGGCCGGGTCGGACGCGGGTCCGGCGCTGTTCCGGGAGACGGGCGACATCGACACGGCGGCCGCCGTGCTGACGCTGGACGACGGGACCCTGGTCACGGCGACCGGGACCCGGTGCAACGGCGCCGGGTACGACGTGCGGATGGAGCTGGCCGGGGAGCGGGACCAGGTCTCCGTCGGGCTGGACGACCGGACCCCGATCGCCTCCACCGAACCGCACGGCCCGCCCCCGGCGAGCAAGCCGTGGACGGGCTTCCTGGAACGTTTCGCCCCGGCCTACGAGGCCGAGCTCGCGGCCTTCGTCCAGCTGGTGCGGGGCGAGGGCGCCAACCCGTGCGACGGCCGGGAGGCGCTGGCGGCGTTCCGGATCGCGGAGGCCTGCGAACTCTCGCGCCGGGAGCGGCGCCGGGTGCGGCTGGAGGAGCTCCCGGACCTGCCGGCTCTGTAA
- a CDS encoding DMT family transporter: protein MTVISPALEAAPRRAWFADLPVLAVAVVWGGSYLAAKGITTTHTVVAVLVLRFALVLPVLVVAGWARLRALSSAQLRGAGLLGLVLGGIFLLETYGVVHTSATNAGLIISLTMIFTPLAEAAVRRQAPSAGFLGAAAVSVAGVVLLTQGAGFTAPSLGDLLILGAALARTLHVLLMARIEAVQDADSLSLTTVQLGAAVLVFATLAAVPGTGDSPWAAAADFGAAEWAGLAFLSVFCTLFAFFVQMWAVRRTSPSRVSLLLGTEPLWAAVAGIAVGGEEPGLLGYAGALLVLVGTAWGRRAVTPAAATAPATAPATP from the coding sequence TTGACCGTGATCTCGCCCGCCCTCGAAGCCGCCCCGCGCCGGGCCTGGTTCGCCGATCTGCCGGTGCTGGCCGTCGCCGTCGTCTGGGGCGGCAGCTACCTCGCGGCCAAGGGCATCACCACCACCCACACCGTCGTCGCCGTGCTCGTGCTCCGGTTCGCGCTCGTGCTGCCCGTGCTCGTCGTCGCCGGGTGGGCGCGGCTGCGCGCCCTGAGCTCCGCCCAGCTGCGCGGCGCCGGGCTGCTGGGCCTCGTACTCGGCGGGATCTTCCTCCTGGAGACCTACGGGGTCGTCCACACCTCCGCCACCAATGCCGGGCTGATCATCAGCCTGACGATGATCTTCACTCCCCTCGCCGAAGCCGCGGTGAGGCGGCAGGCGCCCTCCGCCGGCTTCCTCGGCGCCGCCGCCGTCTCCGTCGCCGGGGTCGTGCTCCTCACCCAGGGCGCCGGCTTCACCGCCCCCAGCCTCGGGGACCTGCTCATCCTCGGCGCCGCGCTCGCCCGGACCCTGCACGTCCTGCTCATGGCCCGCATCGAGGCCGTCCAGGACGCCGACTCGCTGTCCCTGACCACCGTGCAGCTCGGCGCCGCCGTGCTCGTCTTCGCAACTCTGGCCGCCGTGCCCGGGACCGGTGACAGCCCCTGGGCCGCCGCCGCGGACTTCGGGGCCGCCGAGTGGGCGGGGCTCGCCTTCCTCTCCGTCTTCTGCACCCTCTTCGCCTTCTTCGTGCAGATGTGGGCCGTGCGCCGCACCTCGCCCTCCCGGGTCAGCCTGCTGCTGGGCACCGAACCCCTGTGGGCCGCCGTCGCCGGCATCGCCGTCGGCGGGGAGGAGCCGGGGCTCCTCGGCTACGCGGGAGCCCTCCTGGTCCTCGTCGGCACCGCCTGGGGGCGGCGCGCCGTGACCCCCGCGGCCGCAACCGCGCCCGCAACCGCCCCCGCCACCCCCTGA